The Numenius arquata chromosome 7, bNumArq3.hap1.1, whole genome shotgun sequence genome has a window encoding:
- the ANKEF1 gene encoding ankyrin repeat and EF-hand domain-containing protein 1 yields MPQEAQHDKDENKEATGDASITSLKEDIFSYSRMLPVDNRLRKLQIYKLLQCVHQKDKKQIENLVQNGFPNLINFTEPTEGHSALHLACIKNDTDMCSFLLEQGAHPDVQDNMGRTPAMRAAELGHEVALDLLAKAEADMTAVDNEGKGILFYCILPTRRHYNCTQIALDYGADVNNCTADGKPVFLQACEQAHDIKEICLNFLERGANPNARNPATGRTVLMEAAREGVLELVRGLLERGVDVNLFDNERHSAAHFAAKGGFFEILRIISAYNGDLGLIAMNGNTPLHYAAEGGFASCCKFIGQRGCDPTWTNLLTKTPRALAKESGFKAAAAELRKVENTFKKQSKPDAKEDNPLWALKLYDWSLEHQVALRKAFEAVDQGDGTVAKDDFISVLQKQCAFVNTEQIQTIAEIHEGSQSEGINIEEFLKGSKYLQKSCLITSFGPKGKKANKGKKRRGKKGIAIPVPICVIPKSACPLREDGLPVYMIEAVQDVADSCHFNRDHPSAHPVHDDRVWYIDEPKKMYMNINYLVKAGDILSLQKAFEEGVPVDITDKYYKTPLMTACASGNIDVVQYLLERGADVNTTDNFMWTPLHHACYNGHLDVAKLIVKAGAAVDAPAIGNATPLMRALEICRLDIVYFLIDAGADIELTNSNGKNALDIAKVFADSRIIDLLQNKLENLSDIPEKKEAGKEKAVKAKSPSTLMPVEIQAVKREPSQVSLPVLEKPILEKTTRSIKDSVNYLNSLIASGATKKDDIAFKPRKIWTPEAATEELVRKQEFLRERSALDGYSESFTTPFNRKFTE; encoded by the exons ATGCCACAAGAAGCACAACATGATAAAGATGAGAATAAAGAAGCCACAG GTGATGCTA GCATTACTTCCttgaaagaagacattttttcttattCCAGGATGTTACCAGTAGATAACAGACTTAGAAAATTACAGATCTACAAGCTTCTTCAATGCGTTCACCAGAAAGACAAGAAGCAAATAGAAAATCTGGTCCAGAATGGATTCCCAAATCTCATTAATTTCACAGAGCCTACGGAAGGACATAGTGCCCTTCATTTGGCTTGCATTAAAAATGATACTGACATGTGCAGCTTCTTGCTGGAACAGGGAGCACATCCAGATGTCCAGGACAACATGGGACGTACTCCAGCAATGAGGGCAGCTGAGCTAGGCCATGAGGTGGCTTTGGATTTATTAGCAAAAGCTGAAGCAGACATGACTGCTGTGGATAATGAAGGGAAAG gaattttgttttactgtattttaccTACAAGGCGGCACTACAACTGCACACAAATTGCCTTGGATTATGGTGCAGATGTTAACAACTGTACTGCCGATGGGAAGCCTGTATTTCTACAAGCCTGTGAGCAAGCTCATGATATTAAAGAAATATGTCTGAATTTCTTGGAAAGAGGAGCAAATCCCAATGCAAGAAACCCA GCTACGGGTCGCACAGTCTTAATGGAAGCTGCAAGAGAAGGCGTTCTTGAGCTGGTGCGTGGTCTGCTCGAGAGAGGAGTAGATGTTAACCTATTTGACAATGAAAGACACAGCGCTGCACATTTCGCAGCCAAAGGAGGCTTTTTTGAG atTTTGAGGATTATTTCAGCTTATAATGGAGATTTGGGCCTGATTGCTATGAATGGTAACACACCACTTCATTATGCTGCAGAGGGAGGATTTGCAAGTTGCTGCAAGTTTATAGGACAAAGag GCTGTGATCCTACATGGACAAACTTGTTAACAAAGACCCCAAGAGCCCTTGCCAAGGAAAGTGGTTTtaaagcagctgcagcagaatTGCGGAAagttgaaaatacatttaaaaaacaatccaaGCCTGATGCTAAGGAGGACAACCCCCTCTGGGCACTGAAGCTCTACGACTGGTCCTTAGAGCACCAGGTTGCCCTCCGCAAGGCATTTGAGGCTGTCGACCAAGGAGATGGGACTGTAGCTAAAGATGATTTTATATCAGTTCTTCAGAAGCAGTGTGCCTTTGTGAACACTGAACAAATACAAACTATTGCTGAAATACATGAAGGATCTCAGTCTGAGGGAATCAACATAGAAGAATTTCTTAAAGGCTCTAAATACTTGCAGAAAAGCTGCCTTATAACGTCCTTTGGACCCAAAGGGAAGAAGGCGAATAAAGGGAAGAAACGAAGAGGCAAAAAAGGCATTGCCATTCCCGTGCCCATTTGCGTTATTCCGAAAAGCGCGTGCCCACTTAGGGAAGATGGCTTGCCAGTGTACATGATTGAGGCTGTTCAGGACGTTGCTGATAGCTGCCATTTTAACCGAGACCACCCATCTGCCCATCCCGTGCACGATGACCGGGTCTGGTATATAGATGAGCCAAAGAAGATGTACATGAATATTAACTACCTTGTGAAAGCAGGAGACATTCTGTCTCTACAGAAAGCATTTGAGGAGGGTGTTCCAGTAGACATAACAGATAAATATTACAAAACACCTTTGATGACTGCGTGTGCAAGTGGGAACATAGATGTTGTGCAGTATCTTCTGGAAAGGGG GGCTGATGTAAACACAACAGACAATTTCATGTGGACTCCCCTCCATCACGCTTGCTATAACGGACACCTGGATGTTGCTAAACTGATAGTGAAGgctggagcagcagtggatgcACCTGCAATAGGCAATGCAACCCCGCTAATGAGAGCCCTTGAGATCTGCAGATTGGACATAGTCTATTTTTTAATTGATGCAGGTGCTGACATCGAATTGACCAACAGCAACG gaaaGAATGCTCTTGATATTGCTAAAGTATTTGCAGATTCTAGAATAATTGATCTGCTccaaaataaactggaaaatttGTCAGatataccagaaaaaaaagaagcagggaaagaaaaagctgtgaaagCAAAGTCACCTTCTACACTGATGCCTGTAGAGATACAAGCTGTGAAAAGAGAG CCTTCACAGGTATCTCTGCCAGTTTTAGAAAAACCCATTCTTGAAAAGACAACACGTTCCATTAAGGACAGTGTTAATTACCTGAACTCGCTGATAGCCAGTGGTGCTACCAAGAAAGATGACATCGCATTCAAACCCAGAAAA ATTTGGACCCCCGAAGCTGCAACAGAGGAGCTAGTAAGAAAGCAAGAATTTCTCCGTGAACGCTCTGCTCTTGATGGCTACTCAGAAAGCTTCACAACCCCCTTTAATAGAAAATTTACAGAATAA